A genome region from Setaria italica strain Yugu1 chromosome III, Setaria_italica_v2.0, whole genome shotgun sequence includes the following:
- the LOC101774702 gene encoding cytoplasmic tRNA 2-thiolation protein 2, giving the protein MAAASACGGAGCGPHCSSSSGSAAGAEEDAPAERMARLSIATGAATTCGKCDGGAPTVAASGGAGMCRECFRAHLFGKFKLAVTSNAMVRPTDAVLLALSGGPASRVALQFIHAMQSKAIQSWETSNSQALPAFGVGVAFVDESVVLARPEHETQTATEDIKSIVSSLSPGDKQVHVAPLEDVFSSGSEDKVARLKEVVGMIDDETGRDDFIRCLRMLSLQKIALENGYTKIMLGTCASGIACHVLSATVKGQGYSLPADVQYVDTRWEVPVVLPLHDCLAQELSLLCELDSLKMQQLLDRPCRGINSLVASFVSRLREENPSREHTILRTAQKLKPFSFNKFSANGYHDFLPSRLRPKFQNVDTNESTFSEILCLICGSPFSESELQNLENTKHKAQKKIDLYTAHCCQSCHFQILPSATDTYGQFFSLLPKFWTEKVDTASASSLRDQIEDYLLEDDDEN; this is encoded by the exons atggccgccgcctccgcctgcggcggcgcgggctgcGGGCCgcactgctcctcctcctccggctccgccgcAGGCGCCGAGGAGGACGCTCCGGCGGAGAGGATGGCCCGGCTTTCGatcgccaccggcgccgccaccacgtgcggcaagtgcgacggcggcgccccgaCCGTCGCGGCGTCCGGGGGCGCTGGCATGTGTCGGGAGTGCTTCCGGGCCCACCTGTTCGGGAAGTTCAAGCTCGCCGTCACCAGCAACGCCATGGTGCGCCCCACCGACGCCGTCCTCCTCGCCTTATCCGGCGGCCCCGCCTCCAG GGTGGCCCTGCAATTCATACACGCGATGCAGTCCAAGGCGATCCAGAGCTGGGAGACGAGCAACTCGCAGGCCCTGCCGGCCTTCGGCGTTGGCGTGGCGTTTGTCGACGAGAGTGTCGTTTTGGCGAGACCGGAGCATGAAACTCAGACGGCGACTGAAGATATCAAATCGATCGTGTCGAGTTTGTCACCCGGCGATAAGCAAGTGCACGTTGCCCCTCTTGAGGACGTATTCTCATCTGGGTCAGAGGACAAGGTGGCCAGGCTGAAGGAGGTGGTCGGCATGATCGATGATGAGACAGGGAGGGATGACTTTATTCGATGCTTGCGCATGCTTTCACTGCAGAAG ATTGCACTGGAAAATGGCTACACCAAGATCATGCTGGGGACATGCGCATCTGGAATAGCATGTCATGTGCTATCTGCCACCGTGAAG GGGCAAGGCTACTCTTTACCAGCTGATGTCCAATATGTTGATACACGGTGGGAAGTACCTGTGGTTCTTCCACTCCATGATTGCCTTGCCCAAGAGCTTAGCTTGCTCTGTGAACTTGATAG TTTAAAGATGCAGCAACTTCTTGATAGGCCTTGCAGGGGCATCAACAGCTTAGTTGCATCGTTTGTTTCACGACTAAGG GAAGAGAACCCTTCTCGAGAGCACACCATTTTAAGAACCGCACAAAAGCTTAAGCCATTCTCTTTTAATAAGTTCTCAGCAAACGGCTATCATGATTTCCTGCCATCACGGCTTCGACCCAAGTTTCAGAATGTTGATACCAACGAGTCTACTTTCTCTGAAATTCTCTGCCTGATATGTGGAAGCCCGTTCAGTGAATCAGAACTCCAGAATTTGGAAAACACAAAGCACAAGGCCCAGAAGAAAATTGATCTTTATACTGCTCATTGTTGTCAAAGCTGCCATTTCCAGATTCTACCATCTGCTACAGATACGTATGGACAATTCTTTTCACTACTACCGAAGTTTTGGACTGAGAAAGTGGACACTGCATCTGCCAGCTCACTAAG AGATCAAATAGAAGACTACCtgctggaagatgatgatgaaaacTGA
- the LOC101780927 gene encoding transcription factor bHLH139, translating to MAQLLGGFPSHGEEGHQDLPWSDQASNAYSDNIGSSLAVQPAYEGYYLSNSNEALGISSCIAPDDLGSVQEYGATEFVNMFSNHSPNFYGNGDRSCEDLDVPNMSMLDSVSATNKRKHLAEELDGQTRGRKCARKVQTKRTKRAKQSRDEDASRSPTSCCTSDSDSNASLESLDADALPKGKARAGRGATTEPQSIYARKRRERINERLKILQNLVPNGTKVDISTMLEEAVHYVKFLQLQIRLLSSDDMWMYAPIAYNGMNIGIDLSMDR from the exons ATGGCCCAGCTGCTAGGTGGCTTcccctcccatggtgaggaAGGCCACCAAGATCTGCCTTGGTCCGATCAAGCTTCCAATGCATACAGTGACAACATTGGAAGTAGTCTTGCTGTCCAACCTGCATATGAGGGCTACTATTTGAGCAACTCCAATGAAGCCCTCGGGATCAGCTCCTGCATTGCACCTGATGACCTGGGCTCGGTCCAGGAGTACGGTGCAACTGAGTTTGTCAACATGTTCTCAAACCATTCCCCTAATTTTTATGGGAATGGTGACCGGAGCTGCGAGGATCTGGATGTTCCAAACATGAGTATGCTCGACTCAGTAAGTGCTACCAACAAGAGAAAGCACTTGGCTGAAGAACTCGATGGCCAAACAAGA GGCCGGAAATGCGCACGGAAAGTTCAAACTAAGCGAACGAAGAGGGCCAAACAGAGTAGAGATGAGGATGCAAGTAGGAGCCCAACAAGCTGCTGCACTTCTGACAGTGACTCCAATGCCTCTCTGGAGTCTTTAGATGCTGATGCTCTTCCGAAAGGCAAGGCTCGGGCAGGCCGCGGTGCGACAACTGAACCCCAGAGCATCTATGCAAGG AAAAGGAGGGAAAGGATCAACGAGAGGCTGAAGATTCTGCAGAACCTGGTGCCCAACGGGACCAAAGTAGATATCAGCACCATGCTTGAGGAGGCAGTCCACTATGTGAAGTTCCTGCAGCTTCAGATCAGG CTCCTGAGCTCGGACGACATGTGGATGTATGCCCCGATCGCGTACAACGGGATGAACATCGGGATCGATCTGAGCATGGACAGATGA